The following are encoded together in the Juglans microcarpa x Juglans regia isolate MS1-56 chromosome 2D, Jm3101_v1.0, whole genome shotgun sequence genome:
- the LOC121250147 gene encoding APO protein 4, mitochondrial-like: MALWKRLWQNDFGPFIGCLIHARLYRSKVDLSKLRPMILKRIESRAKEYPVRGMVPVAQEVLKARSVLFHGVSTLLKVFPIMACKFCPEVYIGEKGHLIQTCHGYKRRAKNRVHEWIRGGVNDILVPVETFHLQNMFQDVIKHHQRFDFDRVPAVVELCLQAGAYPNDENLYSSSTIECVHAGIEGADSFSPHEQMMVANRTFKAWEMLRSGVLKLLLVYPAKVCKYCSEVHVGPSGHKARLCGVFKYESWRGGHFWKKAEVDDLVPPKIVWRRRPQDPPVLLDAHRDFYGHAPAVVDLCAQAGVILPTKYNCAMKVQGLSGPVQFKV; this comes from the exons ATGGCTTTGTGGAAGAGACTGTGGCAGAATGATTTTGGGCCCTTCATTGGGTGCCTTATCCATGCGAGGCTTTACAGATCCAAGGTGGACCTAAGCAAGCTCAGGCCAATGATTCTAAAACGAATCGAGAGCCGGGCCAAGGAATACCCGGTGCGCGGTATGGTGCCGGTCGCCCAGGAGGTCCTTAAGGCTCGATCAGTCCTCTTCCATGGCGTGTCCACTCTTCTCAAAGTCTTTCCCATCATGGCCTGCAA GTTCTGTCCGGAAGTATATATTGGTGAGAAAGGTCACTTAATTCAGACTTGCCACGGTTATAAGCGTCGTGCCAAGAATCGTGTTCATGAATGGATCAGGGGTGGTGTGAATGATATACTTGTTCCAGTAGAAACATTCCATCTACAGAACATGTTCCAAGACGTTATTAAACACCACCAGAGGTTTGATTTTGACCGTGTTCCTGCAGTTGTTGAACTGTGCTTGCAGGCTGGAGCTTATCCTAATGATGAAAATCTATACTCCAGCAGTACGATTGAATGTGTACATGCTGGAATTGAAGGAGCGGACTCATTCTCGCCTCATGAACAAATGATGGTTGCCAATAGAACTTTCAAAGCATGGGAGATGCTCAGAAGTGGTGTACTGAAGTTGTTGTTGGTTTATCCGGCAAAAGTCTGTAAATACTGTTCAGAAGTCCATGTTGGACCATCTGGGCACAAGGCTAGGCTCTGTGGAGTATTCAAGTATGAGAGTTGGCGGGGAGGCCACTTTTGGAAGAAGGCAGAAGTAGATGATTTGGTACCTCCTAAGATTGTATGGAGACGGCGGCCTCAGGATCCTCCTGTCCTTCTGGATGCCCATAGAGACTTTTATGGCCATGCACCAGCAGTGGTGGATCTGTGTGCACAGGCTGGCGTTATTTTACCAACCAAGTATAATTGTGCGATGAAAGTGCAAGGTTTATCAGGACCTGTTCAATTCAAAGTTTGA